The genomic DNA AAACCGTTTCCGTGTCCGGCAGCTTGACCTGACTCCCGTCAAACCAAAAGCCACCGGCGACAGTCGGTTGATCGATCGCCTGAAGAATCCGTGTCCGATCAAATTCACCTTCATACCGGAAGTCCGGATCAAGCATCCGCCACCGGTCTTCATCATCCGTTGGTTCGAGCATCACGTAATGCGGAAAGACCTCGTGATGGAATTTATTCTCCCGCTCCGGTAACCGGGCGAGGTCGAGCATGACGATGACGGATTGTTCCGGTCGCTTGGTTTTCATGAACTGTTCCAGAGTCACAAGGTTCGCCGCTTTCGAGCTTGACGGATCGTACCAGGACTGAACGGTGATTCCATACAGCAAGCGGTACCAATCGAGCATCGCTTCATGACTGATATGCGCCGCATGGTGGGACAGGACAAACTCAGACGTCAACGCAAAGTCAGCGTCCCAGATTCCAAAGTAGTACGGACGATGGTCGGCGTCCGATCGTTTGATTACTTCACACACACAACTGACGAGACAGTGAACCTTAATCATCAGACGACCTCCTTTCGTGCCAACGATTGCAGCAACTGATCGACCGTCATCTGCGGCAGTTGAGCAAGTTGTTCATCAGCCAGGACATACCCGTGTTCAAGTTCCAGATGAACGAGCAATTGCAACAGCCGTATCGAATCCAGCTGCAAGCCGTCCCGAAGAAATTCTTGCCCCGTCAATTCTTGTCGCAAGTTGACATCAAGCTGTTCCTCGACAATCTGACAAAATGACTTGTAATCAAGGAGTGGATTCATGATGTCACCCCCAGACGAACGCGGCTGATTTTCCCGTTCGGCAGTTTTTCAATGGCCGGCACGAACGTCCAATCCGACGGACATTGATGGGGCGCAAGCTGTTCCCGACAATAGGTCCGCAACGCGGCTTCCGTCGCCGAGCTGACAAGTTGGACACAGACGCGTTCACCTTGCAGGCGATCCGTCCGTTTGAAGACGACGGCCTCTTCGACATCATCATGACGGAGTAACACATCCTCGACATCCGCCGGATAAACCGACAGACCGGACACATTGATCATTTCGTCAAGACGACTGAAGAACAGCAATTCGCCGGTACTCGTCTGCCCCATTAAATCTTTGGTTCCGATCCACTGGTCTCCTGCCTTTATCCTTAACTCAGCAGGCTCGTCGATGGTACCGGTCTGGATTGTCAGATGTGGCAACGGATAGCCGATCGCTTGAGCTGATTTCGGAGCAGGATGTAAGGCGATACAACCGATTTCCGAACAGCCGTACTGTTGCAACAGATGATCCGTTACGTTCTGGATGGCTTCAAACCAGACGGTCGGCAAGGTCATCCCGGAAATCATCACCGCAAATAGCCGTTGCTTAAATTGGCTGAGTAAATAAACGAGTCCCGGTCCGGCATACAAAATGGCGTTCGGATGTGCCTGACAGACGTGTAAAATATGCTTCGGTGACAGGTTTTCCAAGATAATCGGTGTCGCTCCGCGCTCGAGTGTCGCCAAGAGCCCACAAATCAATCCGAATGAATGCGACGTCGGGCAGGCAACGATGGTGCCGGTCGTCGCTGTTAATGGAAAACGTTGACCATAGGCTGCCAGTTCCTCGTCAATCGAGGCCCACGTCCGATGAATAACTTTCGCGTCGCCGGTCGTGCCGGAGCTAAACTGAATCAATCCTCCCGGTCGAACCGTTGACGCTGCCAAACGGATCGGCTGTTGAAAATCGGCATACACTAAATAATCACATCCCGCTTGTTCCGCCAGACGTCTTGCACCGGCTTCCGGCAAATCCGGATGGAGCGGTACGACCGTCCCGTGCATCTGTTTCATATAGAGACAAAACGCGATCCATGCCGCTGTGTCCTTGACGCAGACGGCAACGACGGTCTGTACGGGATCCGTGAGCCAATTGAGTCGACAAACCGGATGATCGGTCAGCATCTGTTTCGTATAAAACGTGTCTTCAATGTATAACATGCGTTTCGCTTCCTTTCGGTGTTCGTATCTGAAGTAGATTGCGGACAATATGCCGGCACTGCGTCGTGTTGAATTTACGCGCGACAAGCGACTCCGTATAGATCGTCGGTGCATCGAGTTGTAACGTTTCTAGACGATCCGGCGGAAAATCCAGTCCGTTAAGTATTTCGGCGGTCCAGTCAAAAAAGATCGTCTCGTCGAGTTGATGTATTTCCTTCAGCTGATGCGACAACTCCGTCAGATGAAAAACAAACACCGTATCGACGACGAGCTCACGTAACGCCTCGACCTGGTCCATCTCGTAGTACAGATTAGTCGTTGAGCGAAAGGCCGGATGCAGCGTGTCAAACATCGGAATCTTTTCCGGACGTTCGACAAACGAGCGGACAAATTCAACGCTGTCATGAAAATCCCGTAACATCAGCCGCGTCGGCCAACCGTCCTTCAAGACAAGCAAAGCATTTTGCGCATGCGCCTCCACTGCGATTCCTTCTTCGACGAGCAGCCGGAAAACCGGTTCCAGATAGACGGTCAAAAACTGTTTCAGCCAGCGCTCGCGTCCATATGTCTTGAACCACGGTTCAAGGAACAGTGTCTCGTCCCCTTCACGGAGGGCGAGTGCCGTCAACGGGATGACCGTTTCGTTTGGCAAAAGATCCGCCAGAACATTGTCCCGGTACAAACAGCCGATTCGTCCCGACAAGTCTCCGTCTGTCGTCTCGACGACTTGACTGGCGAATTCCCGGAGTATAGTCACCGGCAGTTCTTGCGTCCGGTCGACCAACCAGTCGGATAAAACAGGTGCCGCGACAATGTTCGGAACAGTGAATGTCCGTCGTGAGGACGTCTGCATCAAATCGAGCGGCAGCTTGATGTGCGGAACCGTCGGCGCATCCGGTTGGAAAACGGTCCGGATCGATTGAGTCGCTTGAAACAAGGCACCGGCTTCCCCGAGATCGATGCCGCCGGACGCGCGGACGTCCGCTTCGACGTGTTGCCATTGCCACGGGTGGACCGGCAGAACGTGATAACCGGGCGGATTGTCGACCGCAGAACTTAACTTTTCCTGCAACCGGAGATACGTCTTGCGACCAAACGTCTGCTCCATCACACCATCCATGCGTTGTTGATGAACGATCGATACCGGGATGGCAACAAAGTGCAACCGGAAACGTTGTCCTGCTTCCGGTCCATAGCGCGAGTGGTCGTCACGCGAAAAGCCAATCCGGGACTTAAAACACGGATGGTACGGATGCCCTTCGACCAATGCTTGTTCCAGTTGTTCGTAGGACAAATGCGTCCGCGGCTCGGGATATGTCGGACATACATCGGCAAACTGAACCGTCTGACGCAGTTCCAACCGCAGCGGCTCCGCGAGTTGAAAACAGTCCATGATGTGCTCAAGCGTCGGCGATTGCTCGTGATTTCCCCGCGTCAAGACGACCGTCTCGATGTCGAGCCAAACGCGGTCAAATGCTCCCCGTCTGCCGTCGACTGTCAGTTCATACGGCGGACGGACAAAACGAAACGTCGTCTGTCCCTGTCGCCGGTGTTCGATGAACGGTTCGATCCGTTCAAACAGGATGGCTTCAAGAAGTTGTTTGCAGACACGTCGTTCGTTCGTCGTTCGCATGGCGGACCTCCCGGTGTAATGGATTGTCGATTTCGATGAAGATCACCCGCTCGCCGCTGACTTCGAGTTCGTCGAGCGCATGGAGCCGTGTCAACAAGTTCGCTTTATACGGTAACGTCGGCCGTGAACGGACATATTCGAGCCAATCCTTGCCACGTCCCGATAAGATCTGACTTTTTTGATCGCACCACGTTCCGACCCACTCGAGCATCGTTGATTCCGCAAGCAAGCCGTCGCGGTCAAACCGATGGATCAGACCGGCCAAGTGATTCCAGATCATGTAATACGTCAACCGCTCCTTGATCGTCGTTTCGTCGTAGAAAAATTCCGGTGCTTCTGCCAGTGAGGCTTCGAGGTGGATTAGCTGGTTTTTGTTCGAACGGGCGAGATAATACCCCTGATTATCGCGAAACTGGTAGCTGACAGGACGTCCGTGTTCAAACCGGATCAGACTGTTTTGCTGGTGCGCTTCGAGCGCAATCCCGTAGTGTTCATACAACTCGACCAAGGTCCCGAGTGTCAGTTCGATATACGTCTCGAACCAGTCCCGGGCCGCTTGAGGCATCGATTGATCCGCTCGCTTTGACTTCAAGACGAGCGATGCCAAGACGGACGGTTCTTGATCGAGCGGTTCCTGAACAAGCGCCGCGACGTTGATCGCATCATCCTGGGCTTCGCGGTAAATGACTTCAAAACCGGACTCGTCTGCACCGGTCTGAACCGTTGCGTATGCCGGATCATGGGTGATCGAAAAGCCGTCCGGAAACGAAATTTGTTCGGCGAGACGCCGCATGACGAGTCCCGCAGTTAGTTCATGCCGTTTATTGACGCGACGCGAATTGGTGACTTGGACCGGAATCGAAAACTTCAGCATATGCGACCGATCCGCTTGCAGGACCGTCCGGATCGAAGATGTCGCAAAGTACATCGGACCCAGTCGGCCGAGATGGCGGAGTTGGTTCGTCACGAGCAACTGTTGCACAGACGGTTGCAACAAAAGATATTGTGCCTGCAAAGGATGAGCGGGTAACAGGCGTTCTGACGCTGACAGTGTAACCGCTGATCCGACTTGCTTCCGCATCTGTTCACTGATCCGTTGATCCGTCGCACTGGCTTCCGTCAGCAGGGACTCATCAACCGCAAAATAATCGAGTTGGAACCCGTTCCTGAATTCCGGTGCATACGCGACTTGCTCCCAGTCATGCATCCCGACCCGGCTTTTCGGCGTCGGGTGGAACCAATGTCCGAACCGGACCGTCTGCTCGTGTTCAAGAAACGTCTCAGGGCAAATCGGCTCGCTCAACTCATGCGCGATGACGTGACACATACCCCGGTGACTGTCGAGGACCCGGTACAATAAATCTGTTACGCAGGGAGCAAGCCGTTGCAGATGTTGGCAACAGGCAATGATGAAGGTCAATGGTGCTTCCTCCGTCCATCCGCAGCTCGTTTGCCGGTAAATCCGTCCGATTTCGTGACGCCCGATCCGTGAACGGCGTCGGATTTCAAGGACGTAGATGGTCCCGACGTCGATCCGGCAGGCCGTCTCACCGAACCAGATGTTCTCCTCGTCTGTTGGAATGAACCACTCGATCATGTCGATTTCACGGAGGTAGCTGTTGCCGAATGCTTGGAGCGTTGCATGGGTTGCAATCTCTTCGGTTCGTTCTGTACGTGTCGTCATGACTGTCACACTCCTTCTGACAATTGATAATCATTCTCACTTTCAAAAAAGAGAAAAACGGGTTTCCCCGTTCTTTCTCCTGTTCTTCATCTGGTCATTTCAATAAGACGTCTTCAAGTTCTGTTAATCCTTTTTGGCGTTCGATTGGATCCCAAAAGCCCCACGTCGTCGACAATTGGTGGACTTGATCTTTTTTGACTGCTGTCAGCCCTTTCCAGACCTTCCCGTTCGTCACTTCATCGTAGTACGGTCCACTGTTGAAGTACGACAGATCAATGATGTGGTCGGGATTATATTTCGCCAGTCCTTCGATCGAAATGTTTTCCCCGAAGTCTTTTGGCAGACCTTTCGTCGGTGTCAGCCCGATATCATCAAACAACAGCGAGTTCGTCGCATGGTTCGTCAGACCGTAGACACGAATATCTTTTTTGTTGACTGAGACCGCCATGAAGGTCTCGTCCTTGACGTTTTCCTTGATCCGTTGACCGATGTCTTTTGCTTCTTTCGCCAAGTCATCGATGACTGCTTGTCCTTCTTCTTTCTTGTTGACTGCTTCCGCGACTTTAAGGTGATCCTCTTTCCAGTCACCACCCACTTCGACAGCGACTGTCGGAATCGTTTTCGCCAGTTTGTCATACAGCGGTTTATACCGGTCACTGATGATCAACAAGTCCGGATCCAGTTTGACGATCTCTTCCGGATTGATTTCGTCGGCGTACGGCAACGCCTTCGTTCCTTCGAGTTCTTTCGTCAAATGTGGTGGAAACTCATTATCGTACGCCATCACGGCATACGGTTTGACACCAACGGAGACGAGCGATCCTTCCCATGACACGTGTGACAGGACAACCACTTTTTTCGGATCATTCGGAACTTCCGTTTTTCCAAAAATATGTTCAACGGTGTGGACGGCGGCTGCTTTTTTTGTCGGTTGTTCGCTTGCCTCGCCTCCACAGGCGGCTAATACAACACACGTCGCGAGGACGGATGTGACACTGATGATTTTTTTCATATGATTCTTTTTCCCCTCTCACTCTCGTTCTTCAATAGTAATGATAATCATTATCAATGATTATCGACATGGACGAACCAATCAACTTTCATGGACAAATTAAGCGTGGTTCATTTTCGATGTAGTCTAACAATTGCTTCAGCATGTGGGTGCGTCCGAGTGGTCCCCAAGGATCCCAATCGACGCTGTCCGGATAATGGACTTGATGACGCCTGACCGCCTGCAAGGTCTGCCACGACTCTTCTTGCTGAATCCGCTCGACATCAACCGGTTGACTCCATAAGATCAGCAGGTTTTCGGGATCAACTCGTTGTAACGTCTCCAGCGTAACGATTTCATAAATGGCTTCCGGTAATCCCGGTGCCGGTGTCAGACCCAAATCATGAAATAAAAAACTGAGCATCGTATGTTGCTTCGTCCCGTATAACCGCACCTCGTCCGGTCGAATCCAGACGACAGCCCATGTTCCGGTCTTGTTCCACGCCAAACGTTCCTTGACCGTTTGTTCGAGCGCTGTAATCTGCGCGACGATCGGCTCGAGCCGGTCTTCCCGATTCGTCGCGACGGCAATCAGTCGGAGATATTCACTCCAGCAGGTTTGATGCGGCAGTTCAAGGACATGGTCCGCCGGCAACCAGCTGATATCCTGTCCCTTCTCTAAACTCGGTGTCTTGATAATCAAATCGAGTGCCGTCGTCTCGAACCATTCCCGTTGAAGCGGTTGATTGGCGTCGTACAACCGGGTTCCGTCCAGTCCGGTCAAAAACACGGGTAATCCGCTTGCTCCGTATTCCGTCGGATAACTCGGTGCGAGGATCGGTTGCAGACCAAGTGCCAACAGATGATCCTGCAACAAGAGGCGGCTGGCAATCCCGATACGCGGTGTAATCCGTTGTAAAAAATGGGTCGGCGATAAACCGGTCCGTTTTTTGAAGAGGCGGCTGAAATAAAATTCGTCCTGCAATCCCACTTTTTGTGCGATTTGCGCCAACGTCATCTCGTATGAAGCGAGCATCCACTCCTTTGCCGTGCGAATCCGCAGTTGCGTCACATATTCTTTTGGTGTTGCGTGATACCGCTCTTTGAACAGCCGGTTAAATGTCGGTACCGACATTCCGAGATCAAGCGCCAGCTCATGGACGGACCTTTGCATCGACAAGTCCTTTAACCAAGCGGCAGTCACTTCCTCAAACACGTGACTCTCCTGTTCGCGGCTCAATGTCTCAAGCAATTGATAGAGAATTCGTAGTTGAGTCAACCCTTCCTGTTCCGAAGTCGGGCTGACATGCAGTTGCCGTAACCAGTCATGCAGGATTTCCGCGTCTTGCCGATACAGGGCACACCGGTGTCCCGTCAACGTCAGGTGGTAAAACAAACAGGTCTCTTTCGCAGTTGGCAACACTTCGTCGATTTGTTCGATCCAAACGGCGTCACCCGGGTATAACCGGTGCCGGTTGCTGTATAAAAATCCGCTCCCCGCAACGACGATGACCAGTCCCGGCTTGACTGCTCGCCGGTCGCCTTCAAGCAACCAATGCTTTTCGATTGGTAACGGTTTGATCTGTAACTCCATCCTACCCACTCCCTAAAAAAACATTTGACAAAAAATTGGTCTTCGATGTACGTTTAATCGCGTTGATAATGAATCTGATTCTCAATTACAAAGGAGAGACGTCTATGACTACATCCGTTCGACCACGCTCGATCCTGACGATTGTTGCTCTCACGGTTGGACTGCTAACGCTATTGAGTACACTGTCCTTGTTTTACGGTGCTGTGCCGATTTCCCGGGCGACCGTCCTCGCCTCGTTCCATGCCTTTGACGCCGGTAATCTGCAGCATCAACTCGTTCAAGAAGTCCGGCTTCCGCGTCTGATTTGCGCCGGGCTTGTCGGCATTGCGCTGGCGCTGTCGGGAACGATGATGCAAGGGTTGACCCGGAATGCGCTGGCTGACCCCTCTCTGCTTGGCATCACCCACGGCGCAGGACTCGGAGTCGCCTTGTCGCTGGCCTTTGTCTCGGAGCATTCATTTGTGACTTCACTTGTCTTTTCATTTGGCGGCGCCGCACTTGGGACAGCCGTCATCCTGTTGATCACGGTGTTTGCCCGCGGACGCTTTTCACCGGTCACATTGACCGTAGCCGGTGCGGCACTGAGTGCTTTATTCAGCGCCCTGTCGACTGGTATCACTCTGTTTCACCAAGTCGCCCAAGATCTCAGTTTTTGGTATGCCGGCGGTTTGTCCGGGGCCAAATGGGCGCACGTATTCGTCTTGCTTCCGGTCGTTCTGCTTGGACTCCTCATTTCCTTACATATCGCCCGCAGCATGACCGTCCTCTCGCTCGGAGAAGATGTTGCGACCGGGCTGGGGTCCTCTTTGACGAAAGTCCGGCTGCTTGGATTTTGCAGCATCGTCCTGCTTGCCGGTGTTGCCGTGTCGGTCGCCGGTGTTATCGGCTTTGTCGGCTTGATCATTCCCCATATCAGCCGTTTTTTGGTCGGGACGAACTATTACTTGTTGCTGCCGGTCAGCGCTCTGTTCGGCATGACGTTATTGATCGCTTCCGATTTGCTGGCGCGAATGATCAATCCGCCGTTCGAAACACCGCTTGGAGCCGTCACCGCCTTGGTCGGGGTACCCTACTTCCTTTATCTCGCCCGCCGAAAGGAGTTGTCCGTCTGATGGATGTCTGGCATGCCGTAAAACAGGCGCGATTGACGCTGTTTTGTTTATGTAGTCTGCTCATTTTGACATTCGTGTACAGTCTGTCGACCGGGATTATTCCCGTTTCGTTTGGTGCGATCGGCCGAACGTTGATCGGACAAGGGACGGAAGCGGAACGGCTGATTCTCATCGATCTCCGGCTACCGCGGATGTTGCTCGCCTTGTTGATTGGTGCCGGACTGGCTGTCTCCGGTACATTACTTCAAGGGATGTCACGCAATGCGCTAGCTGATCCCGGCATTCTCGGAATCAATGCCGGTGCCGGACTATTCGTGGTCTTGACGCTGTTTTTCTTTCGATCAGCTACACATCAACTTCCGATTCTGCCGTTCGTCGCTTTTTTCGGTGCGACGCTTGTCGCCTGGACGATTTACCGGTTGGCGGGAAAAGCGGTCCAACCGGGACGTCTGTTGTTGGTTGGCGTCGGAATCAACGCCCTGTGTGGCGCCCTCTTGATTATTTTTCAGTTGAAGATGGATCCGCGCGATTTCCAGCAGGCGACGGTCTGGTTGACCGGAAGCATCTGGCAGGCGGATTGGTCATCCGTCTTGACGCTTGCACCTTGGATCGTCTGTTTGGTACCGCTTGCCTTTTTACACAGCCGGTCGTTGAATCTGTTGCAAATGAGCGGCTCGCTCCCACAGACGTTAGGTCTCCGAGTCGAGCGGACACGGAAACGGATCTTGTTGATCGCTGCCGCACTTGCCGGTTCCTGTGTCGCTGCCGGTGGCGGTATTTCCTTTATCGGATTGCTCGCCCCGCATATCGCCCGTCGCCTCGTCGGACCAAATCATTACAGTCTGATTCCGGTCGCCGCCCTGCTCGGCAGTCTGCTCGTGTTGCTCGCAGACTTGATCGGGAAAAATCTGCTTGCTCCTGCCGACATTCCGGTCGGGATTGTCATCGCAATTCTTGGAGCACCTTATTTCATCGTATTATTGTTCCGAAAATAAAGGCAGACCGA from Exiguobacterium sibiricum 7-3 includes the following:
- a CDS encoding FecCD family ABC transporter permease, encoding MTTSVRPRSILTIVALTVGLLTLLSTLSLFYGAVPISRATVLASFHAFDAGNLQHQLVQEVRLPRLICAGLVGIALALSGTMMQGLTRNALADPSLLGITHGAGLGVALSLAFVSEHSFVTSLVFSFGGAALGTAVILLITVFARGRFSPVTLTVAGAALSALFSALSTGITLFHQVAQDLSFWYAGGLSGAKWAHVFVLLPVVLLGLLISLHIARSMTVLSLGEDVATGLGSSLTKVRLLGFCSIVLLAGVAVSVAGVIGFVGLIIPHISRFLVGTNYYLLLPVSALFGMTLLIASDLLARMINPPFETPLGAVTALVGVPYFLYLARRKELSV
- a CDS encoding IucA/IucC family protein, giving the protein MTTRTERTEEIATHATLQAFGNSYLREIDMIEWFIPTDEENIWFGETACRIDVGTIYVLEIRRRSRIGRHEIGRIYRQTSCGWTEEAPLTFIIACCQHLQRLAPCVTDLLYRVLDSHRGMCHVIAHELSEPICPETFLEHEQTVRFGHWFHPTPKSRVGMHDWEQVAYAPEFRNGFQLDYFAVDESLLTEASATDQRISEQMRKQVGSAVTLSASERLLPAHPLQAQYLLLQPSVQQLLVTNQLRHLGRLGPMYFATSSIRTVLQADRSHMLKFSIPVQVTNSRRVNKRHELTAGLVMRRLAEQISFPDGFSITHDPAYATVQTGADESGFEVIYREAQDDAINVAALVQEPLDQEPSVLASLVLKSKRADQSMPQAARDWFETYIELTLGTLVELYEHYGIALEAHQQNSLIRFEHGRPVSYQFRDNQGYYLARSNKNQLIHLEASLAEAPEFFYDETTIKERLTYYMIWNHLAGLIHRFDRDGLLAESTMLEWVGTWCDQKSQILSGRGKDWLEYVRSRPTLPYKANLLTRLHALDELEVSGERVIFIEIDNPLHREVRHANDERTTCLQTTS
- a CDS encoding phosphopantetheine-binding protein, with product MNPLLDYKSFCQIVEEQLDVNLRQELTGQEFLRDGLQLDSIRLLQLLVHLELEHGYVLADEQLAQLPQMTVDQLLQSLARKEVV
- a CDS encoding IucA/IucC family protein, which encodes MRTTNERRVCKQLLEAILFERIEPFIEHRRQGQTTFRFVRPPYELTVDGRRGAFDRVWLDIETVVLTRGNHEQSPTLEHIMDCFQLAEPLRLELRQTVQFADVCPTYPEPRTHLSYEQLEQALVEGHPYHPCFKSRIGFSRDDHSRYGPEAGQRFRLHFVAIPVSIVHQQRMDGVMEQTFGRKTYLRLQEKLSSAVDNPPGYHVLPVHPWQWQHVEADVRASGGIDLGEAGALFQATQSIRTVFQPDAPTVPHIKLPLDLMQTSSRRTFTVPNIVAAPVLSDWLVDRTQELPVTILREFASQVVETTDGDLSGRIGCLYRDNVLADLLPNETVIPLTALALREGDETLFLEPWFKTYGRERWLKQFLTVYLEPVFRLLVEEGIAVEAHAQNALLVLKDGWPTRLMLRDFHDSVEFVRSFVERPEKIPMFDTLHPAFRSTTNLYYEMDQVEALRELVVDTVFVFHLTELSHQLKEIHQLDETIFFDWTAEILNGLDFPPDRLETLQLDAPTIYTESLVARKFNTTQCRHIVRNLLQIRTPKGSETHVIH
- a CDS encoding DUF6005 family protein, whose translation is MIKVHCLVSCVCEVIKRSDADHRPYYFGIWDADFALTSEFVLSHHAAHISHEAMLDWYRLLYGITVQSWYDPSSSKAANLVTLEQFMKTKRPEQSVIVMLDLARLPERENKFHHEVFPHYVMLEPTDDEDRWRMLDPDFRYEGEFDRTRILQAIDQPTVAGGFWFDGSQVKLPDTETVSAYFMSGLKRHHPLTEAVEQVILHHASRPEKLPEALKQLPVIAIRKYAYEHAFAYFYERLGIDLVASDFDDWCDKIEQLVNQYTIIQHRAIKYSMTRDRTDLQDIQQWLVAQTTLEDDIKRQLVDLFSRFQQKEGETDATRTLYNQLPASSTVIR
- a CDS encoding FecCD family ABC transporter permease, with product MDVWHAVKQARLTLFCLCSLLILTFVYSLSTGIIPVSFGAIGRTLIGQGTEAERLILIDLRLPRMLLALLIGAGLAVSGTLLQGMSRNALADPGILGINAGAGLFVVLTLFFFRSATHQLPILPFVAFFGATLVAWTIYRLAGKAVQPGRLLLVGVGINALCGALLIIFQLKMDPRDFQQATVWLTGSIWQADWSSVLTLAPWIVCLVPLAFLHSRSLNLLQMSGSLPQTLGLRVERTRKRILLIAAALAGSCVAAGGGISFIGLLAPHIARRLVGPNHYSLIPVAALLGSLLVLLADLIGKNLLAPADIPVGIVIAILGAPYFIVLLFRK
- a CDS encoding ABC transporter substrate-binding protein → MKKIISVTSVLATCVVLAACGGEASEQPTKKAAAVHTVEHIFGKTEVPNDPKKVVVLSHVSWEGSLVSVGVKPYAVMAYDNEFPPHLTKELEGTKALPYADEINPEEIVKLDPDLLIISDRYKPLYDKLAKTIPTVAVEVGGDWKEDHLKVAEAVNKKEEGQAVIDDLAKEAKDIGQRIKENVKDETFMAVSVNKKDIRVYGLTNHATNSLLFDDIGLTPTKGLPKDFGENISIEGLAKYNPDHIIDLSYFNSGPYYDEVTNGKVWKGLTAVKKDQVHQLSTTWGFWDPIERQKGLTELEDVLLK
- a CDS encoding helix-turn-helix domain-containing protein — its product is MELQIKPLPIEKHWLLEGDRRAVKPGLVIVVAGSGFLYSNRHRLYPGDAVWIEQIDEVLPTAKETCLFYHLTLTGHRCALYRQDAEILHDWLRQLHVSPTSEQEGLTQLRILYQLLETLSREQESHVFEEVTAAWLKDLSMQRSVHELALDLGMSVPTFNRLFKERYHATPKEYVTQLRIRTAKEWMLASYEMTLAQIAQKVGLQDEFYFSRLFKKRTGLSPTHFLQRITPRIGIASRLLLQDHLLALGLQPILAPSYPTEYGASGLPVFLTGLDGTRLYDANQPLQREWFETTALDLIIKTPSLEKGQDISWLPADHVLELPHQTCWSEYLRLIAVATNREDRLEPIVAQITALEQTVKERLAWNKTGTWAVVWIRPDEVRLYGTKQHTMLSFLFHDLGLTPAPGLPEAIYEIVTLETLQRVDPENLLILWSQPVDVERIQQEESWQTLQAVRRHQVHYPDSVDWDPWGPLGRTHMLKQLLDYIENEPRLICP
- a CDS encoding AMP-binding protein encodes the protein MLYIEDTFYTKQMLTDHPVCRLNWLTDPVQTVVAVCVKDTAAWIAFCLYMKQMHGTVVPLHPDLPEAGARRLAEQAGCDYLVYADFQQPIRLAASTVRPGGLIQFSSGTTGDAKVIHRTWASIDEELAAYGQRFPLTATTGTIVACPTSHSFGLICGLLATLERGATPIILENLSPKHILHVCQAHPNAILYAGPGLVYLLSQFKQRLFAVMISGMTLPTVWFEAIQNVTDHLLQQYGCSEIGCIALHPAPKSAQAIGYPLPHLTIQTGTIDEPAELRIKAGDQWIGTKDLMGQTSTGELLFFSRLDEMINVSGLSVYPADVEDVLLRHDDVEEAVVFKRTDRLQGERVCVQLVSSATEAALRTYCREQLAPHQCPSDWTFVPAIEKLPNGKISRVRLGVTS